One region of Gilliamella sp. ESL0405 genomic DNA includes:
- the amtB gene encoding ammonium transporter AmtB, with amino-acid sequence MLKKLIFPIGLLLSCPAFADEILIVDKADNAFMMICTALVLFMSVPGIALFYGGLLRSKNVLSMLSQVLVSFSLIAVLWIVYGYSLAFGEGNWFFGNFEHFLLIGVGITDIYGSIFELIWIAFQGSFACITCCLILGAFAERIRFSAVLIFTVLWFTFSYIPMAHMVWGGGILGDEGALDFAGGTVVHINAAVAGLIGAYLIKNRIGYNREPLKPFNLPYVYLGAAILYIGWFGFNAGSSTHADEIAGLAFINTVAATAAAVLAWSVAEWVLRGKPSCLGAVSGVIAGLVGITPAAGFVGVGGAMLIGLICGFAGVWGVSSLKRILKVDDTCDVFGVHGVCGIVGCLLTGIFTSESLGGLGYSEDTNMLSQVGVQLMSIITCVIWTSVVAFVAYKIADLCVGLRVPEEQEREGLDINSHGESAFNS; translated from the coding sequence ATGTTAAAAAAGTTGATTTTTCCAATTGGGTTATTGCTTTCCTGTCCTGCCTTTGCTGATGAAATTTTGATAGTTGATAAAGCGGACAATGCATTTATGATGATCTGTACTGCACTGGTACTGTTTATGTCTGTTCCGGGAATAGCGCTATTTTATGGAGGATTACTGCGTTCTAAAAATGTGCTATCGATGTTATCACAAGTATTAGTCAGTTTTTCGTTAATTGCAGTACTTTGGATTGTTTACGGATATAGTTTAGCATTTGGTGAAGGTAACTGGTTTTTTGGCAATTTCGAGCACTTTTTATTAATTGGTGTCGGGATTACCGATATCTACGGTTCAATTTTTGAACTTATTTGGATTGCTTTTCAAGGCTCGTTTGCTTGTATAACCTGTTGTTTAATTTTAGGCGCATTTGCGGAACGGATCCGTTTTTCAGCCGTATTAATTTTTACTGTTTTATGGTTCACCTTCTCTTATATTCCAATGGCACATATGGTTTGGGGCGGCGGAATATTAGGTGATGAAGGCGCATTAGATTTTGCCGGTGGCACGGTGGTACACATTAATGCTGCCGTTGCCGGTTTAATTGGCGCATATCTGATTAAAAATCGAATCGGTTATAACCGTGAACCACTTAAACCGTTCAATTTACCTTATGTTTATCTGGGGGCTGCAATCTTATATATTGGCTGGTTTGGATTCAACGCCGGATCGTCAACTCATGCAGATGAAATAGCCGGTCTTGCCTTTATCAATACGGTAGCTGCCACCGCCGCAGCGGTTTTAGCATGGTCGGTAGCCGAATGGGTATTACGTGGCAAACCTTCATGTTTAGGCGCAGTATCCGGTGTCATTGCCGGATTAGTCGGGATAACTCCAGCGGCCGGCTTTGTCGGTGTTGGCGGAGCAATGCTGATTGGTCTTATTTGTGGATTTGCCGGTGTATGGGGCGTTTCATCACTAAAACGTATCTTAAAAGTTGATGATACCTGTGATGTCTTTGGTGTACATGGGGTGTGTGGGATCGTCGGTTGTTTACTAACCGGAATTTTCACATCAGAATCATTAGGTGGATTAGGTTATAGCGAAGATACCAATATGTTAAGCCAAGTGGGTGTTCAATTGATGAGTATTATCACCTGCGTTATATGGACATCCGTGGTTGCCTTTGTCGCGTATAAAATCGCTGATCTTTGCGTCGGCTTACGTGTTCCTGAAGAGCAAGAGCGTGAAGGATTGGATATCAATAGTCATGGTGAAAGTGCATTTAATAGTTAA